The nucleotide window CAACAACTTATGTGCTTGCGTTGACGCTCTTCTTCGCCGGATTTTCTTTTGGCGCTCTTGACGTTTCCATGAACGGATGGGGGACGGAGGTCGAGAAAGTCCGTGCGCGGCCGATCATGTCGTCTTTTCACGGCCTTTTCAGTTTGGGGGCAGGCGTTGCCGCCGCCGCTGGCAGTCTTGCGATCGAATTCGGCTTGTCGGTAACCCAGCATTTCAGCGCCTGGAGCCTTGCAACGGTTCCTTTTCTCTTCTGGTTTTGGTGGCAGAGCTGGCCGAAAATGGACAGCGTCTCGGAAACGGGCACCAAAGCCCCCCTCTTTGCCTTGCCAAAGGGGGCTCTTGTCCTTGCCGGTCTGGTGGCGCTGGTTGCTGCCTTGGGCGAAGGCGCGGTCACTGATTGGGCGGCCCTCTTCCAGATCGAGGAACTTGGCTATTCGGAGGCTATTGCACCGACCGCTTTCACGGTTTTTTCGATCGCCATGGTGGTGATGCGTTTAACGGGAGACGCTGTTGTTGCCCGGTTCGGTCCGGTCCGTGTCGCCCGGATAAGCGGCGTCGTGGCGTTTTTCGGCTGCCTTCTGCTCGTGTCGGGCATCAACATCTGGTCAGTCTGGGCCGGCTGTTTTGTCATGGGGCTTGGGTATGCAGTCCTGTTTCCCCTTGCCATGTCGCGCGCTGCCGCTGATCCACACATGTCCAAAGG belongs to Roseibium porphyridii and includes:
- a CDS encoding MFS transporter, with protein sequence MRIPDQEQAIAARRVVSAIFFMCGSFIGLWASRIPDIKSATGLSEGGFGVLLLVMASGAFVAFPFTGVLIDRLGAAPVSKALAVATVVSFVLVGLAPTTYVLALTLFFAGFSFGALDVSMNGWGTEVEKVRARPIMSSFHGLFSLGAGVAAAAGSLAIEFGLSVTQHFSAWSLATVPFLFWFWWQSWPKMDSVSETGTKAPLFALPKGALVLAGLVALVAALGEGAVTDWAALFQIEELGYSEAIAPTAFTVFSIAMVVMRLTGDAVVARFGPVRVARISGVVAFFGCLLLVSGINIWSVWAGCFVMGLGYAVLFPLAMSRAAADPHMSKGPALAAVATLGYGAFLLGPPLLGFIGEVWSLRASFGAVALLTLLIPFLAGTLQVKS